The segment GTTTTGTTCTTCCCCTGATTTACTCAAGACCCCCTCTCTCCTCTGGTTTCCACCCCTGTCCATAGTTACCTTCATGGGGTTATCCTGGGGGTCGTTGGACTCCACCTCCGTGTCCAGGTGAAATTTGTGGTCCGAGTCTTTGGGTCCCTTTGTGTTGATGCGGACTTGTCCATCCTCTACGGAGATTGTCATGGTGCTACTAGCGGCCGCCGCCAATTTCCGCAGGACGAAATTCACTCCTACAATGATTCAAACTCCCAGGAATCTCCAAAATACTGTTGTTaccaaataaacacaaaaactGACATAAATCTTTGAAATCACAATATCATTGACTTCCTGTCTCAATTTTaggtgataatttttaaatgatcaaCTGTATAATTATACTAAGCAGtcatttaatacaataaaagctattaatataaatgattattatatttaaatttctttttaatatttacaaaaattttcTGCAATTAATGTACATGCAGAGAATATACCtaattactggtacatgtatatttgtagtTGGCATATGCAACATATATCTCCTTTTACATGCATGCAATTCACCAGAGTGTGCAGCATGCAGCTATTAATAGAAGATATTTAAAACACCTCAAGGAAAGACCATCATTGACACAATGGAATCATTCTGTCTTCATTATTTACTCAAGTCAATCTAAtaacataaaatttcacaggggAAGATTGAATTTTCTCTTcctaaaaaaattgtaactacatgtatgtggttTATAACTGTTGTCAGGGTAATTAGGTCAGAGCCTTCACTGGATTAACTAGAGGGTAGATGACCATCTACATGTAAGACGAAACTCAGTAAAAGGGGGGGTATCTATGGGACAAGGGAAACCCCCTGTCTATGAATAGAGAAagagaaagtacatgtacaatatatagataGAGCTGCTTCTTCaactcaccccccccccccgtccgcGACAGCCTAATTACCCTCACCATTCAAATCCCCCCCCATCCTAAGTAACAAATCGGTCAATCCGTCACATACATTACAGTCCCCTTACTGCTTATATACAAGTGGTAGTTTCAATCATGTGACTCTTTTACAGGTGTAAATTCCCAACACCCAGGTAATAACATGGAAATCGGGTCACACTCACCTATTTCTTTCAAGTATTCGTCCAGATTCTCATTCTTCTGCAGTACCCAGACCCCAGCGACTGAGTTCTCGATTTCTGCCAGAGCCATTTTTGTAGCGATGTCAGTCGAAGGCTTACGATACAAAGTTCCAGCGCACGAACATTGCCCTCGGGGGAGTGATGTTTACAGTCTGACCCTCAGGTGATAGGACAGCCGGTGTGATAAAGTGGGACACAGCGACGTCGGCGAGAATTCGTATCGATAGGCACACGGCTTATATAATCGTTGTCAACATGCACTGCATGCAAGATAAACACAAGTAAGGGTAATACTAAAACAGGTCAGACATGAAATATGGGTCCTTAAACACTGTGAATGATATATTGTGCATCAGTCcacgacaaaaaaaaaaataccacaaaCATATGTATATAGGCCTAGGCTACAgtaaaagtgtaaaattatatcaatgcaagtgtttatttatctttttttttgtcgggttgtttataatttttgtcgaatacaaaattattctacTAGGCtaatatttatcttttataaaaaaagaggGACAACTCTTCAAAGAAAGTAGAGCACAGTCATTATAAAAAGTCTATTTAGAAACTATTTCCTTCAATAATTATTACTATTTGTTAAGTGAagttagaaatgataaatgcACGCAGTTTATCATGTTGTGATCACTGTATCTATAtttaatatagttttttttgtttcatctcTTTATTTGGTAAGAGTTATCTGACTTCAGCCACAAATCCCCCTGGTCAATGTGCCGCATACAGCATGTATGTAAAACTCGAACAAAATTGGGGTTGTGAGAATTATGTATCAGTAGTTAAAAATTTTGACCCCATGGCATCTCTacgtaattttaaaatttcctgTCACAGGTATAGCAAATTAAagtaggtacatgtagatttacCAACATCCCTAGAGAAGATCGATTTTGTTCTAACATTATTATATGATGAAACTCATTTTTGTAGTATatctaaaatttcaatttcacttctaatttccttattttcataccatttttttttacatactcccaaaaaggggggggggggggtggggactccatgatatttcaattttttatatgtaaattttaaaaatttagttgctgcgagaaaaagttgaggggggggggggcaggccctcCTGGCCcaccctgatgctacgtgcctggattTAAACTACATGACATTTGCATGAAGCCATCATTGTCAGCGATTCACCCCAAGATGAGTTCACAAGATTTCTTATGTACCCAAAACATGATgatgatctgaaaaaaaaatcttcaggtataactaaaaaagaaaattagaatAATATCATCATCGCCTCTCAACTAATAGAAAATAAGGAATTCCGAAATCAAAAGGTTTAGccatatctgtacaaagaagtCAAAATTATGCAACTACCTTTAAAACTACAAGACTAAGTATTGAGTTATAAAATAAAGTCGATACGAGTTGTGGAGATAGATTTTATCTTCATTCCCCTTTTTagatgttttattgtttaaaaaatatgctgATAATCTGCAGTGGCGtcggagtggggggggggggggggggttacaaatTATTGGCATAAACACAATTACGATAATTGGCAAAGGCCCaacatatgccccccccccccaaaaaaaagtacTATCAATATTTATCATCAAGCATCAGTATAAAATTTCTCATTCACATGAGGGGAAAAAAGTTTTTACACTTCGGCAAGTGCACCGTTTTTGTGTGATGAACATTTATTGATGAATGAATATTCATTACTAAAACATTGAAATAGACAAGTGTCTAGGTAGCATTGTTAATGACAACATATTGTGTGaactttaataattttaaactacTAAAAACTGCATGATctctctatttaaaaaaaatagttacaaTGAACAGCATAAGTACATCGTTCAAAATTACcaaaacaatttgataaaatttaagctttgatgaatttaataaaatctTTGAATTTTCTTCTCGTAAACACTCATAATATTATGTAACACTGGTCTATTaattattctttgttttaaacttCATAGAATGTACATGTTTGCAGCAATGTGGCGTTGAGTTAATTTTCCAGTGAATTTGCATAAAAGCAACGACCACCATGTTTCACATGACCGAGATTGCTGCTCGATATGTAACACTTTTCGCATGACTGATTTAGCTTCCGGTTATGTAATATTTTCCACATGACTGATTTGACAGGTCATTATGTAACTTCTCATAATTGTCAGCCGGAATAGCTCAGTTGGGAGAGCGTTAGACTGAAGATCTAAAGGCCCCCGGTTCAATCCCGGGTTCCGGCACGGAACAATCCGGCGGCTGACAGCCAActctttttgattttgtatgAAAGATAAATTCACAAactatttttcaaatgaatatgAAATCGATATCTATTTATGACGTTTCTTATCCTTTAGCCTAAAAAGTTGCGcgttacaaacaaaataaaattttcacatatacatggatattaatgtgattaaggaaggagtcttttctggttttcgacttgtcaaacgtaaatttattaattattcattaaatcaagatgaaggaaattaaaatagtatatttttctttctttttttattattatacaacttggcatagaaaaagtaatcaatgtttagaatctaacaaggactatatttttggcgttatattggcgtaggaaaatatcacatttcaCAATTCGGAATTGCTgaagattaatgagtctgttttagcattttaaaaacaataacattaatgttggatttttttttactaatgtgaactaatgatatgatacttgggtttcagaatatatttttaaaatatgatttgcctatcaaattacatttttaaagctttttaaagcgcccattctatacattgatttttgtggaaaaaatcactaaaatctgTGTCTCTCTCTCATCAAATGGTCAAAATATTAGCTTATTCTGtcattttatatctttatgtaaagtcttcataatacataaaaatcagaaatatgttATTAaaggaagcataaaaaaataatcaaattcaaagtttaagaaaattagaggaaatgctggctaagcaatatcaattttagtgtaACAAACGAGTATGGTATAGATGTACTTCGTTTATTgttgatattattattattatggtGACGCTCCTACAAAACATAATACACATATAAACTTCACAATCATAAAGCATCACAATTGATTCAATTACTATAATGACACATATGTTCAATTacgaaatattgtttttctaattatcttatatttaataaatgatggtcataaaaagaaataacccTATTACAATATTGAATATGCAATGTTGCAGATTAAAAATATACTCTGACAATATGTAAATGCCATAGTCAATAATTTCTCAAGTACACATGTACCTACCCTAAATAAGGGTGAAAGgaactgtattacatgtactggtagATAATATCTGAAACAAACCATTTAGACATGTAACTATgcaaaatatgcatgtctataattgtataaaaatatatgtaaaatcaatatcactgtaCCCTTTTCAAACATTAGTCTGTATTCAAATCATGAGTACAATTCACTGTGAAACCTTTAAACTTTGTAAACTTTCTTGATAATTTCAACATATACTCTCATCTGTGATACAATGATTACTTTGATATAATTACTGATAAAAAAACTAACTTTACTTCAATACAATATAGTAGCAGTACAATTATTTTACTTACAAAAGTTTTCTCAACTCACAACTGGCCTCAGCAATGGTCACAAACAAAATGGCTATTGTCCGAAATTTATAATCTCTATGATAATTGAAAATCtaacaaaatcaatttctttataaaattgctTTCAAGAAAAACTATTAATATCCATACACTATATGAAAAGTACCTTACattatcattatcaaaataatactaaTTCACATATGtgttcaaaatgttcaaaccaTTTTCCTATAGATTAACTAACAATAGtatgatgtaataaaaaaacacaTCTTGTTACATAAGCATCCGTAGCCTACTGGATAAGACAGTGGTCATCACTTCCAGCGGCCAGGGTTCAATCCCCAGTGGaacctctattttttttatttgaatttttaaacttatatataaaatatgtattaaaaaaatataagatataCAATTCTTCATCTCACATATTCCCCCACTTTGTTATTGCTGCCCTCAGCAATGGAacaaattttgttataaaacagGATGAATACATTATGaggtgagaaaaaaaatttccagtcagtcataaaaaaattcattcatatgAACAGTTTATACAGCATGAAAGTAATACACAATTAATACTGTTTCCACGCTTCATTCAACTTTGTTGCCAATGCAGTTCCTAAGTTAACAACTGCATCACTAAGTTCttgaaagtttttgttttgaatcaCAGTCCTTTGTACAGACACAATAGATTTAGGAAGACGATtcggatttgaatgttttccagCGGTAGCTCGCGTGGAACGTCTTGGCAGAACAGTTGGCTGTTCTGTATCACTTGCTGTATTTACTGTTTCTTCTTCGATATCTTCATTTTGGTCGCAATGCATCACCTTGAAATAGGAATCTTCCTCATCGGAGTCATCAGAATTTGTAACTGGAATTTCCACATCTGGTTCCTCTGTAATAATTTCACCGGTGTTAAGAATTTCTCTTCTGTTCACATTTTTCACTGGTCCTGAACCATCTGCTAACTGAATAGAATATACGTTATCACTTAATGCACTAATGACTTTATAAGGAGTGGGGTCCCACACATCTTGAATCTTATTCCTTCCTTGCACACGATTTCGGATTAACACTCGGGTTCCTACAGGAATAACACTTTCCTTTGCACTTTTGTTATAATGTTCTTGTCTTCTCTCTGCATTTTCCTCTAAATTTTTCCGTGCGTGATTAAATGCAATTCCAAGTTTCTCTTTATGGTTGGAAAGGTACTTATCGATGCTGTCTGGGTCTGGAGTAGATATTCCTAACAAATGGTCAATGGGTAACACTGGTTCACGACCGAACATGAGAAAATATGGCGTATATCCAGTTGACGAATGAATTGTTGAATTGTAAATGTACACTAATTCTGGTAGATGTTCCGTCCATTTCCGTTTCTGTTCTGGTGATAAGGTCTTTAACAAATTATGCATAGTTCTGTTATATCTTTCAACTTGTCCGTTTCCTTCCGGATGATATGGGGTGGTTCTACTTTTGGAAACATGATACATATCACAAAGTTCTTTGACGATGGAACTCTCAAAGTTTCTCCCTTGATCACTGTGAATTCTCCTTGGTATGCCATAATGGAAAAACCACTCTTTGATAAGAACTTTTGCCACTGTCAGTGCTTTTTGGTCTTTCGTCGGAACAGCTTGTGTGAACTTACTAAAAATGTCTGTCATGACAAGCACATTCTCTCTGCCATCAGATGAAGGTTCCATTATAGTAAAATCTATCGCTAAAATGTCCTGTGGCTGATATGCTAGTAAACTAGTTATCGGTGTTCGTATAGATGGAATAGGAGCTTTGGCTACCATGCATCTTTCACAGCTTTTACAATACAGTTCTACATCTTTCACCATGGTTGGCCAGTAGCACCGTTTCTGAATTAACGATAGTGTTCTTTCACATCCCTGATGTCCTGCATGGTTATGGAGAGATTCTAACACATGATCCTTCAATATGGTTGGAAGCACAAGTTGAGTTATTAATCCAGTTTCCATTTCTATGGTTCGATACAAGATATCTTCTTCAAACTTTAATTTGTCTCTTTGTTTCAGAAGTTTCCTAACGTCTTTGTTTTCTTGCTTCAACTGTACTGTAGTCGGTTTGGTAGAGGACCTCAACCAGTAAATAACACGGCTAATCAATGGATCATTCTGTTGTAATGACGCTATTTCTGCTGTTTCATATCCTGGTAACGTTGATGTAGCATCTATTCTTGATTCTGCATGTATGGCATTAACAGAAGTAGGCGTAACAGATATTTCCTTCGATAAATCCATCAATGGGGAACTACACACGATACTCTGAACTGCAGTTTCAGAATGACATGTCACAGTCCTAACTTTTGGAATAGGTTTTCGACTTAATGCGTCAGCATTTCGATTCGATTTTCCAGATCGGAATTTCACCTCAAAGTTGAACTGTGCTAATTGGCTAGCCCATCTCATTTCCGTAGCTCCTAACTTTGCAGTCTGAAGATAACTCAATGGATTGTTGTCCGTATAAACTATGAATCGAGATCCAAGTAAATAATCACGAAACTTCTCTGTTACGGCCCATTTCAGAGCAAGTAACTCTAACTTCATGGAACTGTAGTTGTTCATGTTTCGTTCTTGCGGTCGAAGTGTTCTTGATGCATAGGCAATAACAACTTTGCCATTTTCCTGTTGTTGTGATAACACGGCACCAAGACCATCCATACTTGCATCAGTTTCTACGATGAATTCACGTTTAAAATCAGGATATCCAAGTACTGGCGAAGATGTAAGTTTCTGTTTTAGAGTTTCGAATGCATCATCACATTCTTTTGTCCACGACTCTGGAATGGAAATCCGTTtcactttctttttctttgtcgACTTCTTTCCACCAGATGTAAGTTCATGTAAAGGTCTTGCGATTTTGGAAAAGTCTTTCACAAAGCGGCGGTAATAACCAGCCATTCCCAAGAAAGATCTCAATTCTTTTTCTGTAGTTGGTTTAGCCCACGATTTCACAGCTGCTGTTTTATCTGGGTCAGTAGAAATTCCCTCAGATGATACAATATGTCCTAAATATTTAACAGATTTTTGGAAAAACCAGCATTTTGAAGGTTTCATTTTGAGTCCATGCTGTTTAAGTTTAGAAAACACAATATCGAGTCTAGCAAAATGTTCTTCGATAGATTTTGAGAAAACTAAAATGTCATCAAGATATaataacaaaatttcaaaattttcttcactAAAGCAAGCCTCCATCAGTCGCTGGAAAGTGGCTGGACTGTTGCACAGTCCAAAAGGCATGCGAAGGTATTCATAGAGTCCTCCGGTACCAACTCTGAATGCTGTCTTGGGAACTGATTCCTCATCCATCTCCACTTGATAGTATCCTTGTGCCAAATCTATGGAACTAAAGTACTTAGCACCATGTAACATGTCAAGAGTCTCTTCTATCCTCGGAAGGGGGTATGCATCTTTGATGGTCTTCTTGTTCAATTGTCTATAGTCGACACATAGCCTTATACTTCCATCCTTCTTGCGGACAATAACAATGGCTGATGCGAAAGGACTGTTACTTTTTCTGATGATTCCTTGATCCAACAGCTTACTCAAATGTTGTTTCACTTCCTCCAATTGATTGGGTGGAATTCTTCTATGTGGTACACGAATGGGTATTTCGTCAGTTAATTTGATCGAATGTTTAACTAGAGATGAATGTCCCAAATCAGAATCATTTTGACAAAATGCATTGGAATGTTTCTTTAATAGGGCGTCAAACTGTGCTTTCTGTTTTTCAGTAAAGTCTACATCACCAATGTGGAATTCTACATCAGATTTCACATTCATATTGTCTTCTGCTTTTTCATCGATATCACAATGATCCTCTGTTGACTTTACTATTTCTACTTTATGCAAAGTTCCAATTCTGCTTTTGGGTTTTAGCCAAATATCTTCGTTTCCTAAATTTAAGACACGAACAGGAATCTTTCCATTCTTTACCTCACTTAGTGTGTCTATTACAGAAATATTTCGTGGTAATGATCCAGTTGCTCCTTGAATCGCTTGAACAGCTGCTACCATTTCTTCTCCTCTCCGATTTTGACGCGTTGAACCAATGACGACTTTCATTGAACAAGCTGGAATTAAAATGTCTTCTTTTCCTGCCACTTTCACAAATGATAACCGATCACAGTTCTCTGTTAAATCAAACACTGTTGATATTCTGTTCcagttttcttcttcttctctgTTAATGTACGCAGGTGTAGTGTTATCAGTTTTCAAAACACGGTTAACATATTTCAGAATATTGCATCCCAGAATTCCTTGGACAGAACTGGAATTAGTATTTTTGGATACAAGAAATCCAACACTATGAAATACACAACCAAAAAGTTCAATGTCAAGTTCTACATAGCCTAGGTATGGAATGACAGTATTATTTGCAGCAACTAGTTTCAGGAGTCTTTGAGTATCTCTAAGTTCAACGTTTGGAAAGAATTTTCTATATACAGTTTCACTCAATGTAGAGACTTCTGATCCCGTGtctaataaaaatgttacattaacTAGTCCATTCAGTTTTACTTTTGTTGTAGGACACTTTGAAATACTGATTTCACTTTGAATGCTTTGGTGTTGTAAATCTGTTTCAGAGTCTTTCCTGAGTGGCCCCTCATCAGTTAGACTCCCCACTGAGAGGGTGTGCCTTTTGGGTGATTCATTGGTCCTTCTTCTTTTCCACGATTATAATATCCTCTTCCGCTATTATAATATCCTCTTCCATGTCCTCTTCTGTTAGAGTAACCCCGGTAGTTTTGGCCTCTGTATCTTGGAGAATAGTTTGGTTTCTGTTTTGTCATGGACATCAGCATATCTATTTGTTTCTGTTGGTGTTCTAACATGTTTTGTTGACATTTCACAAGTTCTAACAGATCTTCGCTGATCGGAGTTTCAGTTGATACTTTGTTGACTTTAACTGATGGTGTATCATCAACCCACTGTAGCATCCTCTGTCTGAATTCAATAAACGGTAATTTAGGGTTTTCAAATGCAAATCGACGCACTTCTCTCTTGATCTGTGAATCCATGATACCATCTATGAATTTATCTGTCACAACTTTGTCCATGGTTTTCATATCACAACCCTCTTTCTTCGCAATCAATGACGCTAATTTCATGAGAGCCAGAGAATATGTTTCTAATGTTTCACCATCGTTCTGTTTTCTCTCGTAAAATTTATGACGAAGTTGAGTTACAGTATCTTGCACTTTATAAGTGTCTTCAATGATTTTAAGAATATCCTCTGGAGTTTTCTTCAGTTCTGCTGGTCTTAGACGAACTTCTGTTTTAGCAGATCCAATGAGGTGGTCATTGATGAATTCAATTTTTCCTTCTGTTGATGGAATACTCAGTATATGTTCTCTCATATCCATTAGCCAATCGTCCACATCCGGATCACTGTCATTTTCAGGTCTTCCTGCAAACTTACTCAGTTTTCGTTCAGATTTGATGTATACGGTAGGCTGTTTCTGCTTCAGTTGACTTTGGGCAAGCTCCATAAGTGTAAACTTctctttcattttcttaaactcGGCCTCAATTGCAGGATCCATCGCTGATTTCACATACACTATAAACTATAGTAACGAAATGTTCCTCGACGTCACCAAATCTCTATCCTGATTCGATGTCCCAGCTCTTCATAAAATGTTGTAAGTTCCTCTCCTCAACATCAGTGAAGAAGTCTGGTGAGTCATCATCGAAatcccacttctgacaccaTTGTAACAAACGAGTATGGTATAGATGTACTTCGTTTATTgttgatattattattattatggtGACGCTCCTACAAAACATAATACACATATAAACTTCACAATCATAAAGCATCACAATTGATTCAATTACTATAATGACACATATGTTCAATTacgaaatattgtttttctaattatcttatatttaataaatgatggtcataaaaagaaataacccTATTACAATATTGAATATGCAATGTTGCAGATTAAAAATATACTCTGACAATATGTAAATGCCATAGTCAATAATTTCTCAAGTACACATGTACCTACCCTAAATAAGGGTGAAAGgaactgtattacatgtactggtagATAATATCTGAAACAAACCATTTAGACATGTAACTATgcaaaatatgcatgtctataattgtataaaaatatatgtaaaatcaatatcactgtaCCCTTTTCAAACATTAGTCTGTATTCAAATCATGAGTACAATTCACTGTGAAACCTTTAAACTTTGTAAACTTTCTTGATAATTTCAACATATACTCTCATCTGTGATACAATGATTACTTTGATATAATTACTGATAAAAAAACTAACTTTACTTCAATACAATATAGTAGCAGTACAATTATTTTACTTACAAAAGTTTTCTCAACTCACAACTGGCCTCAGCAATGGTCACAAACAAAATGGCTATTGTCCGAAATTTATAATCTCTATGATAATTGAAAATCtaacaaaatcaatttctttataaaattgctTTCAAGAAAAACTATTAATATCCATACACTATATGAAAAGTACCTTACattatcattatcaaaataatactaaTTCACATATGtgttcaaaatgttcaaaccaTTTTCCTATAGATTAACTAACAATAGtatgatgtaataaaaaaacacaTCTTGTTACATAAGCATCCGTAGCCTACTGGATAAGACAGTGGTCATCACTTCCAGCGGCCAGGGTTCAAGCCCCAGTGGaacctctattttttttatttgaatttttaaacttatatataaaatatgtattaaaaaaatataagatataCAATTCTTCATCTCAcattagtataaatatttactccaatttagtagtataagctgatagacattctgatattctatcatttcattgaagaatagaatcttcaaatcattaacaaatttctacaaaactacaaagagctaaacttttttttatcatcctttacgttgaagaaaaaggtagtgaccttgacctgacctttatgcgaaaaaaggtcaaatttgattaaactgatagaatcatttggtaatatgatccgtttgactgtgtcaaaatttcatgagttATAAGAAGTATGTATGATACCGAGAAGACCCCTTCCTTAAGCtgaatgtgtatatatatgcttttagtttatttaagaaattattgATTTACCATTGTTGTTATTCATAACAATAGTGATCGTAGCTTGAAATACTGAGACCGTCAAGAATACACCAATGATACACTCAAGAGATTTAAATCATCTTCttaacatcatcatcatcatcatcatcatcatcatcatcatcatcatcgtcatcatcatcatcagcaGCAAAAGCCGAACAAACGACGCAACGCTATGAATTGTTGAAATGATGAAGGATGACACATGCCATATTTATGTGGTGTTCAGATATGGACCCTGACGCTGTCGCGAAACAAGCCTTCGTTTTATTACAGTTTTGAACACCACACCTTTGCCCAAACGGAACTTTACACAAAACGCCGTCACGCTTAAACAACGTGGCACAACACGCAATCGCGCTAACACAAATCTCACCGTGGAGCTAACGAAACTTCAAATACCTCGACGTGGAGTGTTGTTTTCGCGAGACGGCGAGTTGTTTGACGGAACTCATTTTGATTGAGCTATATTTGGCTTTTGCGATGGCTGTATCCTGACTCTATATACTTGGGTCATCCCATCATATTTGTAATGGTCATCCTGTTACGTTATCCTTAATAACAATTTATACTGTCCTGTTAAAAATTGTCATTCTGTTGAATTTGGCTCTGAGAGTGATACGTTGATTTATGTCCAGGTGAGCTTCAAGGCCCCTGCACCCAAAGTCAGCATGCTTTTAATGAAATTCACATGTCAAAATCGGGTAATGAGCTTATTTCTTAAGATACAACTGCCTGGATCTTTTAAGAGTCGCTATGGAAACTATACATTAATATCTATGGATAGAAACAAGATGAAAAACTGATTGCAATTTATTTACCTTGTTTTTAAACCTTAGTGGTAAAACACGTGCTTTACTTGTCTAGCTTTGAGGGGTAATCGTTTTTGGCATTGATTGTATGAGAGAATATGATTGCACAAAGTATTAATTcttcaacaaaattcaaaacGCACACATGAACGACCACCACATCCTGGGTTGCCGACGCTAATGAACATTGATCAGGTAAACATTACGAAGGTTATTGGCCGGGTATGAGGTGGTATATTTATCACAGAACAaggtttttttctctgtttCAAATAATAACTAGTAATAGATTCTATATATCTAACGACCGATCGGCTATCTCGAGCGATAGGCATATATCTATCcgggtattttattttattatattgttattattattttagtaTAAATGTGTGTGTTATAGTATGTATAACTATATGATCAAACTATAGATAATGTAAATGATATACCGGAATGACGAACTGATTTTTAAGATACAGGTAAAGCTTATACTGTCGTAAAATTAAGCAACAAAATTACAAAGACTAGACTAAGTACTCTAGGTCAAAGGTTTGTTTTCAAGGTTAGATCGACATTATA is part of the Magallana gigas chromosome 3, xbMagGiga1.1, whole genome shotgun sequence genome and harbors:
- the LOC105341427 gene encoding fatty acid-binding protein, heart isoform X1, which encodes MALAEIENSVAGVWVLQKNENLDEYLKEIGVNFVLRKLAAAASSTMTISVEDGQVRINTKGPKDSDHKFHLDTEVESNDPQDNPMKALVTWKDGKLITEAKPVEGSNGKATRVEREVVDGELIMTIYVNNVVCRRIFKKK
- the LOC105341427 gene encoding fatty acid-binding protein, heart isoform X2 — protein: MALAEIENSVAGVWVLQKNENLDEYLKEIGVNFVLRKLAAAASSTMTISVEDGQVRINTKGPKDSDHKFHLDTEVESNDPQDNPMKAVVKWTDGKLVTHSKPTEGSKAKETKVVREVLDGQLIMTIYVNNVVCRRIFKKK